A region from the Schistocerca serialis cubense isolate TAMUIC-IGC-003099 chromosome 1, iqSchSeri2.2, whole genome shotgun sequence genome encodes:
- the LOC126472000 gene encoding serine-rich adhesin for platelets has translation MAPLRLLVSVLAAVTLAASVPINKDENTFGYGVQNTTYDNEQSVCVVDDVLYRAGDSLASANACERCVCMPPDFVCSPMACPMSPGCRAVQRSGQCCPDYHCECELNGQIYQNGEKVQAAERPCHVCYCRGGYVVCAALECYRRLDCAPRYEPGACCPKYDHCPPLETINRKRPQFPVPTMAGDTDNHIHRTLLLDEDQQLDSTNTDERVLRLGEVSGATAKSNTHEIDLPQSDEAVKSEEQEGPMITEDTDKIKPIIQKEVISYEVTEAATESNSFEMLQTPNYSKEAVKDIITDEKPSTTSRTVAEIPGSTTVTIQPNLETITDSANEDVTDKTTLKLLESEAAANSEKVTQQFRTEMSENNGGHTTEFQNDLDVLGATERNTLAETNSFVKKSNQQTKNEGHLPTVTSFHADENLTEDPSDGQDISTASTVEYLTEGDTVNLEFQEHSAITSTVQPDSDNVSVSFDNEPRANEEFPEALNNVQNDFVTKEIDQTSEHSYTTQGIGSDSYTTESLVHHITKSHELETEARENQSVNKDQFDINIVTQKANEENDSTSDNEEKFSVTENEKAETQRTSPIITNIRVTDDDEFDGGIITDDDEESTDDNRPPITTDRIIYKYDKHDSRKPTTIEAFGVTDSGSAFDEKVSTTDYDKESSQTTTEIPYETSTGIIINQKDDVAFKSNNQHPTPTTEFEELSLSVDLTTLEGVTEETNLLSQINNETVNASSMTNATRHDEVLLKILDGNANNSVINGTSSESSKLISQESYKMSDDIESLPQNGSSVADYDKSSETAENLEVKPQKPTDVQSRTHISDSDASDTFIREEPPVLLFKDEMALHQMDVVVAEDEEEASSAKEEQTEKVMDVIPPLKMDNVTNDTLPSVATITAQTNDAETKKLLEKGYMTGFLNDQSGISKKKHNMSAEGGGDVLTTESVIHEESSFTENIDLTTTEDNTSPEISMESKSIPQERISAVKVAADSFIDAEHVETTTEITTEEAETFPTSEQPVTTEKVTEQPKTDVPATMISNYNGTSINQQSASHDSHIKAITGNSSSTDEAPKILPEVVSFRHNVSLSGTELQQNVSESRQEKTTPETVTLPESWLKKAEKITEEENTSILSTTDVTDATEEFTDNTTPHDFSNSAAEYSVHTENSQKLINHNTERSDNGEDSEHMPGSEDEGPGQTIKKRNFRSEDSENLDKHDLLVLQEFFRKLYHH, from the exons TGTGCGTGGTGGACGACGTGCTGTACCGCGCGGGCGACTCGCTGGCGTCGGCGAACGCGTGCGAGCGGTGTGTGTGCATGCCGCCAGACTTCGTGTGCTCGCCCATGGCCTGTCCCATGAGCCCTGGCTGTCGTGCAGTACAGCGGTCTGGACAGTGCTGCCCCGACTACCACTGCG AATGTGAGCTCAATGGACAGATATATCAGAATGGTGAAAAGGTGCAAGCTGCTGAGCGTCCGTGCCATGTTTGCTACTGCAGGGGTGGTTATGTAGTCTGTGCTGCACTTGAATGCTATCGCAGACTTGACTGTGCTCCAAgatatgaaccaggtgcctgctgcccCAAGTATGACCACTGCCCTCCTCTGG AGACCATAAATAGGAAACGTCCACAGTTTCCTGTTCCAACTATGGCAGGAGACACTGATAATCACATACATCGTACATTGCTACTGGATGAAGACCAGCAACTGGATTCAACCAatacagatgaaagagttttgagaTTAGGAGAAGTTTCAGGTGCTACAGCAAAATCAAATACACATGAAATTGATCTCCCACAGAGTGATGAAGCAGTAAAATCTGAGGAGCAAGAAGGGCCAATGATCACTGAAGATACAGACAAAATTAAACCTATAATTCAGAAAGAGGTGATTTCATATGAAGTAACAGAAGCAGCAACTGAATCAAATTCGTTTGAAATGCTACAGACACCTAATTATTCCAAAGAAGCAGTGAAAGACATTATAACAGATGAGAAACCAAGTACTACTAGTAGGACAGTTGCAGAAATACCAGGCTCAACAACTGTAACCATTCAACCAAACCTGGAGACTATAACTGATAGTGCCAATGAAGATGTAACAGACAAAACTACCTTGAAACTTCTAGAAAGTGAAGCTGCTGCAAACTCAGAAAAAGTCACTCAACAATTCAGAACTGAGATGTCTGAAAATAATGGTGGTCatacaactgaatttcaaaatgatttagatgtttTGGGTGCTACTGAAAGGAATACACTTGCTGAAACAAATTCATTTGTAAAGAAATCTaaccaacaaacaaaaaatgaaggaCATCTACCCACGGTTACTTCCTTTCATGCAGATGAAAACCTGACAGAAGATCCCAGTGATGGTCAGGATATTTCTACTGCTAGTACAGTGGAGTATTTGACAGAAGGGGACACAGTAAATCTTGAATTTCAAGAACACAGTGCTATCACTTCTACAGTTCAACCTGACAGTGATAATGTTTCAGTAAGTTTTGATAATGAACCAAGAGCAAATGAAGAGTTCCCTGAGGCTTTAAATAATGTACAAAATGACTTTGTTACAAAAGAAATAGACCAAACCAGTGAACATTCTTACACCACTCAAGGTATTGGCAGTGACAGTTATACGACAGAGAGCTTAGTTCATCACATTACTAAGTCTCATGAGCTTGAGACTGAAGCAAGAGAAAATCAGTCAGTAAACAAAGACCAGTTTGACATTAATATTGTTACACAAAAAGCAAATGAAGAAAATGACAGTACCAGTGATAACGAAGAAAAATTTTccgtaactgaaaatgaaaaagctgAAACACAGAGAACTTCGCCCATTATTACAAATATACGTGTCACAGATGATGACGAGTTTGATGGTGGAATAATAACCGATGATGATGAAGAATCAACTGATGATAACAGACCACCAATTACTACCGACAGAATAATTTACAAGTATGATAAACATGACAGCAGAAAGCCAACTACAATTGAAGCTTTTGGAGTAACAGATAGTGGCTCAGCATTTGACGAAAAAGTCTCAACGACAGATTATGATAAGGAGTCTAGTCAAACTACAACAGAAATTCCATATGAAACTTCAACAGGAATAATAATCAACCAAAAAGATGATGTAGCTTTTAAGTCAAACAATCAGCACCCTACTCCAACAACAGAATTTGAGGAATTATCTTTGAGTGTTGATCTAACTACGTTAGAAGGAGTTACAGAAGAAACTAACCTACTAtctcaaattaacaatgaaactgTTAATGCTTCCTCAATGACAAATGCAACAAGGCATGATGAGGTGCTCCTGAAAATACTTGATGGAAATGCAAATAATTCTGTAATAAATGGAACCAGTTCTGAAAGCAGCAAACTTATCTCGCAAGAAAGTTACAAAATGTCAGATGATATTGAGAGTCTCCCACAAAATGGAAGCTCAGTTGCAGATTATGACAAATCTAGTGAAACTGCAGAAAATCTTGAAGTCAAGCCTCAAAAGCCCACTGATGTCCAAAGCAGAACACATATCTCTGACTCAGATGCATCAGATACATTCATAAGAGAAGAACCACCAGTGTTACTGTTTAAAGATGAAATGGCACTTCATCAGATGGATGTAGTAgttgcagaagatgaagaagaagcaaGTAGCGCAAAAGAAGAGCAAACTGAAAAGGTAATGGATGTGATTCCACCTTTAAAAATGGACAATGTTACAAATGATACACTGCCTTCTGTAGCAACTATTACTGCTCAAACAAatgatgcagaaacaaagaaactcTTGGAAAAGGGTTACATGACTGGATTTCTAAATGATCAGAGTGGAATATCTAAGAAAAAACATAACATGAGTGCTGAAGGGGGAGGTGATGTTCTTACAACTGAATCAGTTATCCATGAGGAAAGTTCTTTTACAGAAAATATTGATTTAACAACAACAGAAGACAATACCAGTCCAGAAATTTCAATGGAAAGTAAGAGTATACCCCAGGAAAGAATTTCTGCAGTAAAAGTGGCTGCAGACAGTTTTATAGATGCAGAACATGTAGAAACCACCACAGAAATTACGACTGAGGAAGCAGAAACTTTTCCCACTTCTGAACAACCAGTTACGACAGAGAAAGTTACAGAGCAACCAAAAACTGATGTACCTGCTACAATGATAAGTAATTATAATGGGACATCAATAAATCAGCAGTCCGCAAGTCATGATTCacacataaaagcaataacaggaAACAGCAGCTCAACTGATGAAGCACCAAAAATACTGCCAGAAGTTGTATCATTCAGACACAATGTGTCATTAAGTGGAACTGAGCTGCAGCAAAACGTGTCTGAATCACGCCAGGAAAAAACAACTCCTGAAACAGTTACACTTccagaaagctggttaaaaaaagcagaaaaaataacTGAGGAAGAAAATACATCCATCTTAAGTACGACAGATGTTACAGATGCAACAGAAGAGTTCACTGATAACACTACACCACATGATTTTTCTAATTCAGCTGCTGAATACTCTGTTCATACTGAAAATTCACAGAAATTGATAAATCACAACACAGAAAGGAGTGACAATGGGGAAGACAGTGAGCATATGCCAGGCAGTGAGGATGAAGGTCCAGGACAGacaataaaaaagagaaatttccGCAGTGAAGACAGTGAAAATCTTGATAAACATGACCTCCTTGTTCTGCAAGAATTCTTTAGGAAGCTGTATCACCATTAG